CGCTGTTCGTCGGCTGTGCAATGCTCTCGGCGGGCGTCGTCCACACCTTCCTGAACGCCGTCCCGGCGATGGCCCTCGGAGTCCCCGACGCCGAAATGGCCGTCACAGCGCTACCGGGCCACCAGCTGGTGCTCGACGGTCGGGGCTTCGAGGCGATTCGGCTCTCGGCGGTCGGGAGCCTGCTGGCCGTCCTCGTGGCGATACCGCTCGCGATTCCCGTAACCGTCGCCGTCACGGCCGTCTACCCCCAGCTTCGAGCCAATCTTTCGATCCTGCTCGCGGTGATCGTGATCGCCCTCGTGCTCTCAGAATCCACGTGGCGGCGCCGCTTCGCCGGTCTCCTCTCGTTTTCGCTCGCAGCGACTCTCGGCTGGGCGACGCTCGATCTGTCGCCCGACGCACCCCTCGAAGCCGGTGGGATGCTCGCGCCGCTGTTCGCCGGCCTCTTCGGTGCCCCGGTGTTGATCGACGCCGTTCGAGGCGGCGTCCCCCCACAGCGGGAAGCAGTGCTTCGCATGTCCCGCCCGTTGATTCTGATGACGGCTGTCGCCGGCGCGCTGGCCGGTGCCGTCGTCGGCTACTTGCCCGGCATCTCCGCCGCGATCGCCGCAGTCGCCGTTCTCGTCGTCCTCCCAGGCGGGGCCACTGCCCGAAGTTACATCGTGGCGACGAGCGGCGTCGACACCGCGAACACCATTTTCGCGCTCTTCGCGCTCGTCGCCATCGGCCAGCCGCGTTCGGGCGTCATGGTCGCCTTCCAGCGCGTCGACGCACCGCTCGAGCTCCCGATTCTCCTCTCCGGGGTCGTCCTGGCCGGAGTCATCGGATTCGCGCTGGTGATCGTCGTCGGCGATGCCTACCTCGAACTGGTCGGCCGACTCGAGTACTGGCGGATTTCGGCGGCGGTGCTCTCGTTGCTGGTCTGTCTCGCCTTCGTGTTCGCGGGTCCGGTCGGCGTTCTCACGTTCGGCGTGGCCACCGTCGTCGGGCTGGTTCCCGTTCGCCTGCAAGCCAGGCGGGTTCATCTCATGGGCGTGTTGATCGGTCCGCTGGCTCTCGCCGGGCTCTGAGAAGCGGCGTCTTCGAGAGGGCGAGTGATCGCCGGTAGCGCGAAAGACAACCGTTAAAAGCGACGGGCGGGAAGAAACGAGTATGAGTTCCACGGACCGACGGGAGACTCGCTCGTGCGTCTCCTGTGGGATCAACATCGCGGGCACGAACGCCGCGTCGTTCAAGTGCCCCGACTGTGGCGCACAGATCTACCGCTGTGCCAAGTGTCGCAAACAGAGCAACCTTTACGAGTGCCCCGACTGTGGGTTCCTCGGCCCCTGATACCATGGGAAAAGTAGCCGCCAAGATCAAAGTCATGCCGCAGAGCCCCGAAATCGACCTCGACGCGCTCCAGGAGCGCCTCGAAACCGCCCTCTCGGAGGGGGCGAAGATCAACGGTGTCGAGCGCGAGGAAGTCGCGTTTGGTCTCGTCGCGCTCTACCCGACCGTCATCGTCCCTGACGGCTCCGGTGGCACCGAGGGCGTCGAAGAGGCCTTCAGTGAGGTCGAGGGCGTCGAGAGCGTCAACGTCGAGAACGTCGGGCGTATCTGAGGGTCCGACCGCCGAATTTTCGTCTGTCGTCGATCACCGTAGCGACGGCGTTCGCTCCTCGAATCGATGAATGAGGTGTCCTGGTGCCCAGGAGAGGCCAGGTACCAGTCGTGCTCGTGGCGATGAGGCCGCCACCCGAGTCTACGAGAATCGAGTCGCTCGCGTCTACGAGAACTGGATCCTCACGTCCACGAGAGCAGGATCCTCACGTCCACGAGAATGGATTGTTCGAGTCCACAAAAAGCGGATCACTCGTGTCCTCGAAAACTGGAGCACTTGTGCCCTCGAGAAGCGGACCGCTCAGCCGATCGCCCACCGGTCTTCGGCTTCGACGCGGTCTGCCATGACCGCATTGAGTATCACTCCGCCGAGCAGCGCCAGCGCCCCGACGTACAGCCAGGTCAGGAGCAACATGATGCCGCCCGCGACGCCGTACAGCTCGACGCTTTCGGAGGTCGTGAGGTAGAGGCGGAAGCCGATCGCACCCAGGGTCCACGAAATCGCCGTGAGGACGGCACCGGGGAGCGCTTCCCGAACCGTCACGGCAGGCGGAGCAAATTGGTAGAACATCGGGAGGAACACGGCGAACAGCGCCCCCGCCAAGAGCGGGATACTCGCCAGCAGGGCAACCGTCTGCCCGGCGACGGCCACTACCCCGACCTGGACGACGATCACCGAAGCGACGGCGAGGATCACCGTCACGAGGATCAGCCCAGTGTCTCGAGCCGTCTGACGAGGGGACCGTTCCGCCTGGACGCCGTAAACGTGACCGAACGCGCGGTTGATCGACTGGAACGTCGTGAACGCGCTCCAGGCGAGCATGGCGGCGGCGATCACCGCGGCCCGCCCTCGACCCGATCCTTCGCCGATCATCCCGTTCATCGTCGACACCAGTGATTCGGGGTCGGCCCCGAACGCGGGTGCTAGTAGCTCCAGGGCGCTCTCGAGCCAGCCGACCGTCGTCATCCCGATGAGTGCGAAGATGGCCAGCGGAATCAGGGCGTTGAAGATGTAGAACGCGACCCCGGCGGCGACGAGGGCGAATCCGTTCTCTCGAGCGACGGCGACGACGCGCCGGGCAGTGGATTCGTCTACGGGGAGTGATCGTTCGAGTTGGCTCATTCGGATTTGCTCATTCGGATTTGCTCATTCGGATTTGCTCATTCCAGCGCCGCTTCGATCGCCTGCTCGAGATCGCCGATCAGGTCGTCGACGTGCTCGATACCTACCGAGACGCGGATCAGACTGTCGGTGAGTCCGGCCGCGATGCGCTCTTTCCGGGGGATCGCCGCGTGGGTCATCGGTGCGGGCTGTTCGATCAGGCTCTCGACGCCACCGAGGCTCTCGGCGAGGGTGAACACCTCCGTGTTCGAAACCACGTCGCTGGCCTGCTCGAGCGTCCCGTCGAGTTCGAAACTGAGCATGCCCCCGAAGTCGTCCATCTGCTTCGCGGCGATCTCGTGGCCAGGATGGCTCTCCAGGCCGGGGTAGTAGACGCGATCGACGTCGGGGTGATCGTCGAGCCACTGAGCGATGGCGCGGGCGTTCCCGCAGTGACGATCCATCCGAACAGGGAGGGTCTTGGTTCCGCGGAGGACGAGGAAAGCGTCGAATGGGCCGGGGGTCGCGCCCACGGAGTTCTGGTAGAAGCCGAAGCGCTCGTCCAGGTCGGGATCGTTCGTCAGGAGCGCCCCGCCGACGACGTCGGAGTGGCCGCCGAGGTACTTGGTGAGCGAGTGACTAACGACGTCGGCACCCAGTTCGAGCGGGCGCTGGAGATATGGCGTTGCGAAGGTGTTGTCGATGGCACAGATGGCGTCGTGCTCGTGGGCGATCTCAGCAGCCCCCTCGATGTCCACGATAGACAGTAGCGGATTGGTCGGGGTCTCGAGCCACAGGAGTTCGGTGTTGTCCTGGAACGCCGCGTCGATCGCCTCCAGGTCGGTCATGTCGACGAAGGTGAACTCGATCTCGTACTGCTCGTAGACCTGGGTGAAGATGCGGTGGGTGCCACCGTACACATCGTTCCCGGTGACGACGTGGTCGCCGGACTCCAGCAGATTGCAGACGGTGTTGATCGAACCCATGCCGCTCGAGAAACAGCGGCCGTAGTCGGCACCTTCGAGGCTCGCGAGGTTGGCCTCGAGATCGTCGCGCGTGGGGTTGCCGGTTCGGGAGTACTCGTAGCCGCGGTGGTCGCCGGGGCCGTCCTGTTCGTACGTCGAGTTCGCGAAAATTGGCGTCATGAGGGCGCCGGTTTCGTCGTCGGGTTCCTGGCCTGCGTGGATCGAACGAGTCTCGAAACGAAACTCCCGTGCGCCGTCACCGTCGGTACCGCGATCGTCGCTCATACGTACGGAGGCAACTGCCGGCGGGATTACTGTTCCCTTTTTCGGTCGAGATTCCCGGCTACTCGATCACGAATAGCCCCACCCATAGCCTCACCTCGAGCGGCCACCGTGATCTTGAGACGAGACGGGGCGAGAACGTGCGTTTTATAACCGTCACCGGTCAAGAGCGTCGTACGACTATGCCGAACTCGAACGGACCTCGTCAGGGAACCCGGCGAAAGCTCTCGAACAACCCCCGAGATCGCGGGACCTCGCCGCCGCAGCGCGCGATCCAGGAGTACGACGTGGGCCAGAAGGTCCACCTCAAGATCGATCCGAGCGTTCCGAAAGGGCGCTACCACCCACGATTCGACGGTCACACCGGTGAAGTCGTCGGCAAACAGGGCAAGGCCTTCAAAGTCGAGATCACCGACGGCGGGAAGGCGAAGACGTTGATCGTCACCGCTGCCCACCTCCGCGCCCAGGAATGACGATCTTCAAAGAGATCGTCGACGAGGAGTACCTGACGGTCTCGGAGACGAAGGATCTCCTCGAGGACATCGAAACCGAACGGGCACTCGACGACGAACGCGAGCTACGATACGAACTCGCGCGCGCCATCGAACACGTCAACCGCTTCGCCATCCTGGAGACCGAGGACGCGAACGCCCTCGTCGAGGACCTCCAGGACCTCGAGAAGGTCGACGAGCCGACGGCGTACAAGATCGCGAACCTGCTTCCGCGGGATCGACAGGAACTTCGGACGGTGTTCGCCCAGCAGCGCTACTCCGTGTCGGGTGACGAACTCGACGAGATCCTCAACATCATCGCGAAGTACGTCTGAGGCCGTTCGGGCGTTGACGTATCCGACTTCGGCTTGCTGAGTGTCGTTCGTGCGAACCGTCGTTGAGCCGACTCTTTAAGTATTCCGTCACCGTACCTCGAGTCAATGAGCGAAGCCGACAGCGATGAGACGGACGTGCGCCGAGCGGTCGTGCTGGATTATCTAGCCCACGGGCTCTCAGGTGGACGACGTCGCTACCAGCAGTCACCGGCCGGCTACGCCCTTGGCGTAGACGACTTCACGCTGTATCAGGTCGCCTTCGACGAGGATGCTCGGCTCACGATCGGCACCCGAGTCGTCGTCGAGCCCCCAGCAGAGCGCGACGTCGTCGAGGAGTGTCACCCCGTCGGGTACGATGACCTCTCCTCGGGTGCCCAGTCTGAACTCGAGTACGTCATCGCCGATCTCATCGAGGAGAACGAACGGCGGTTTGTGGACTTCTACAACGATGCGCAGCCGATCACGCTTCGGCTCCATCAGCTCAACCTGTTGCCAGGCATCGGGAAGAAACTCCGAAACAACATCCTCGACCAGCGAAAGCGAAAGCCCTTCGAGAGCTTCGAGGACCTCGAGGATCGGGTCTCGGGATTGCACGACCCCGACGAGGTGCTGGCAAATCGAATTCTCGAGGAGTTACGGGACGAGGACCTCAAGTATCGGACGTTCGTGGGTCACGCTCAGCGAAACGAGTAGTTTGTCGCTCCTTTTCGTCTTCACCGCCGGTTGCGAGCGACAGCTACTCATGCGACAGGTCTTCACACGCGGCCATTCACACGACAGCTATTTACACGACAGCTATTCACGCGACGGTGATTCAAACGAGTGATACGCTCTCGAGACGGTGCGTTTACAGCCCCCTGCCCCCTACGTCCGGGCAATGAGAGATCCAGACGGGTTGATCGCGAGGGCGGGGGTTCGCGGTGATCCCGACCGCGATCAACACTTTCTCGTCGACGATCGGGTCCTCGATCGATTGCCGACGTATCTCGAGTCGCTCGACCAGGACGCGTCGCCAGGCAGGGGAGAGCAATCGACCGGACTGACTGAATCGACTGAACCGGCCGGATCGACTGAATCGACTGAACCGGCCGGATCGACTGAATCGGCCGAATCGACCCGCGAGGTAACGAGCCACCTCCTCGAGATCGGCGGCGGGACGGGTGCACTCACGGACCGACTGCTCGCCGTCGCCGACGAGGTGACCGTCGTCGAACGAGACCGACGGCTGGCCGCGTTTCTCGAGGAGGAATTCGCCGAGGAGGTCGCGGCCGGCCACCTGACCGTCGTCCAGGGCGACGCTCTCGATGTCGACCTCCCCTCCTTTTCGGCGTCGGTCTCGAACCTTCCCTACGGCGTCTCGAGCGAAATTGCGTTTCGCCTCCTCCCCGAAAAGCGTCCACTCGTCCTGATGTTTCAGAAGGAGTTCGCCGAGCGAATGGTCGCCGAGCCGGAGACCCCCGAATACGGGCGGCTGTCGGTCTCGGCCCAGCACTTTGCGGCCGTCGAAATCGTCGAAACGATCCCGAAGGAGGCGTTTTCGCCGCCGCCGCAGGTCGAGAGCGCGGTCGTCAGGTCGATCCCGCGGACGCCCAACTACGAGGTCGCGGACGAGGCGTTCTTCCTGCGGTTCGTCAAGGCGGTGTTCACCCAGCGACGAAAGACGATGCGAAACGCGATTCGCAACACGGCTCACATCTCGGGGCTCGAGGATGCAGACGCCGTCGTCGAGGCGGCAGACGAGGAACTGCTGGGCAAACGGGCGGGGGCCGTCACGCCCACCGAATTCGCCGAACTGGCGACGCTCGCCGACGAGGTGGGCCGTTCGGATGAGAGGTGAAAATCCGTGGTAGACGCGTTCACTGGGCTCGAGTGGCTCGAAAACACGTTCCACACGCAGTTCCAGAAGGGGGTGGCGACGGCGGTCGTTACGGGGCTGTTTCTGCTCGTGTTAGTTTCCCATCGACGCCTCCAGTCCTGGATTTCCGACCGATCGCGGGCGCTGTACGCCGATATCGTCGCGACGATTCTCCTGTTCGGGGCGGGAGGGTTGGCGCTGTACGTGGCCGTCGGGGTCTGGGGGGCGACCGAGGAACTGTCGACGGTTCTCTCGCGATTCGATCCGGAGGGGACGTTCCTCCCTCGGGTGACCGCATCGTTCGTGATGGTCGTGATGACCTACATCGTCTGGCGATTCGTGAGACGGCTGTTACACGACGTGGTGGCCTCCTCGACCACGGTCACGAAACACCAGGAGGAGGTATCGAATCGCGTCATCCAGGTATTCATCTGGTCCGTCACGCTCGTAATCGTCCTCAGCATCTGGATCGACGACCTCAGCGGGCTCCTCGTCGGGGCCGGGTTCCTGGGTATCGTCGTCGGTATGGCCGCCAGACAGACCCTCGGCGCGTTGCTCGCCGGGTTCGTCCTGATGTTCTCCCGATCGTTCGAAATTGGCCACTGGGTCGAGATAGACGGACGGGAGGGAACGGTCACGAACATCTCGATCTTCAACACGCAAATTCAGTCGTTCGACGGGGAGTACATCGTCGTCCCCAACGACGTCGTCACGACGAGCATCGTGACGAACCGCTCGAAGAAGGGGCGTCTTCGAATCGAGGTCGAAGTCGGCGTCGACTATAGCGTCGACGTCGACCAGGCGGCGACGCTCGCTCGAGACGCCCTCGAGCCGATCGAGGAGGTGATGGACGTCCCCGAACCGATGGTCGTCACGAAGCAGTTCGGCGAGTCGTCCGTCGTCCTGGGCGTTCGATTCTGGATCGATCGGCCGAGTGCGCGACGGCGCTGGACGGCCCGGACGAAGGCCATCAGCGCGATCAAGACCCAGTTCGAGGAGGCCGACGTCAAGATCCCGTACCCACAGCGGGAGTTGAGCGGACGCGAGGAGACCGACGGATTTCGAATGCAATTGGACGAACCAGTGAACGAAACGACGGCTCGAGGGACGACGTCCAGACGGCCGTCGGAGGACGACTGATGGGGAAGGATCTCGCCGAGCGTCGCGGGCTCGAAACCGACGTCTATCAGCCGGCGGAGGACTCGCAACTGCTCGCGGACGCGGCCAGTGACCGACTCGAGGAGGGAGAGTTAGTCCTCGAGGTCGGCACCGGTTCGGGGTACGTCGCCGACCGGATCGCGACCGAGGTCGGGGCTCGAGTCGTCGCTGCCGACGTCAACCCGCACGCCGCGGCGAACGCACGCGAGCGTGGACTCGAAGCGGTGCAGGCGGATCTCGTCTCGCCGTTCCGAGCGGGCACCTTCGACGCCGTCGCGTTCAACCCGCCGTACCTGCCCACGGACCCGGACCACGAGTGGGACGACTGGATGGAGCGCGCCCTCTCGGGCGGTGAGGATGGCCGGGCGGTGATCGATCCGTTCCTCGCGACGGTGTCCCGGGTACTGGCTCCGGACGGCGTCGTCTTCCTCCTGGTCAGCAGCCTCACGGGGGTCGACGCGGTGGTCGAACGCGCGGGCGAGGAGGGGTTCAGTGCGGTCGCCGTCGCCGACGAGTCGTTCCCGTTCGAGACGCTGACGGTGCTCGAACTGGTTCGGTAATCGGATATGGGGTTCGCCGTCGGCGACCGTTCGCGTTTCGCAGTAACCGCATCGAGCGAGATTTCCGCCGTTTTCGGTACCGCCTTCGAGTGGATCGAACACTTCCTCGAACGCACTGGAGATAACTCGTAAGCATACAAGCGTATGGAAAATATTAAGCACCGGCATAGCCTAGCTCCGTCCACGCATGACCGAGTACGTATCGACCACGCCGGGGCTGTTTCCGCTCCCGGACTGGGCGAAAGACGATTTATCCGACGCAAAAGGACACCAGAAACACGATCTCATCAGCGGCGACGAGGGCGAGGCGATCACGAGCATCTACGACGAGGCGCGCGCCGAAGTCGTCGAGACCCAGGTCGAGGCCGGACTGGACCTGATCTCGGAGGGCCAGCTTCGCTGGGACGACATGCTCGCCCATCCGCTGACCGTTCACGACGCCGTCGACACGGGGGGCATCGTCCGCTACTACGACAACAACAACTTCTATCGCGACCCCGTCGTCACCGACGAACTGGGCTTCTCGGGCGACGTCGCGGGCGAACTCGAGGCCGCCGCCGCTCTGACGGAGGAACCGCTCCAGGCCGTCCTCCCCGGCCCGTACTCGCTGGCCGACCTGGCCACCGACGACCACTACGGCGACGAGGAGACGTTCCTGTCGGCCGTCGCCGACTTCCTGGCCGGCGAGGTCGAGGCGTTCCCGGCCCACGAGACGCTGTTCCTGCTCGAACCGTCGCTCGTCGAGAATTCGCCCGGCGACGGTCTCGACGAACGCGCGAGCGAGGCGGTCGACACCGTCGCGAGCGCGACCGACGCCGAGGTCATCGTCCAGCCGTTCTACGGGGCGCTCGAGGAGAAGGTCTACGCCCACCTGCTCGACGCCGACTTCGACGCGCTCGGGTTCGACTTCGTGACCGAACAGGAGCAGAATCTTTACAACATCCAGGAGTACGGCGCCACCGACGACATTTCGCTGGGACTGGCCGACGGCCAGAACACCCTCCTGGAGGAACCCGAAGCGATCCGCGAGCGAGCCGACTGGGTATTCGACCAGATTCCAGTCACCGACTTCGAGACGACGTACCTGACGACGAACACCGAGACGTTCTACCTGCCGTACGCGAAGTTCGAGGCGAAACTCGAGGTGCTGGCTGAGGCTGCCGCGCTCGCGGAGGTGACCCACGCATGAGCCAGCACCAGAACGCGAACAAAGACCAGTTCCGACCTAAGGACCACGCGGCCGAGCACTTCCTGCTGACGACGGTCGTCGGTAGTTACCCCAAGCCCAAGTGGCTCAACCGGGCGAAAGAGCTGTACCAGGACCCAGAGCACGGCTTCGACGCCGACGACTACCAGGAGGCCAAAGACGACGCGGCCCGTCTCATCACGAACGAACACGAGCGCGCGGGCCTCGACGTGGTCGTCGACGGCGAGATGCGCCGCAACGAGATGGTCGAGTACTTCGCC
This region of Natronosalvus halobius genomic DNA includes:
- the rsmA gene encoding 16S rRNA (adenine(1518)-N(6)/adenine(1519)-N(6))-dimethyltransferase RsmA; protein product: MRDPDGLIARAGVRGDPDRDQHFLVDDRVLDRLPTYLESLDQDASPGRGEQSTGLTESTEPAGSTESTEPAGSTESAESTREVTSHLLEIGGGTGALTDRLLAVADEVTVVERDRRLAAFLEEEFAEEVAAGHLTVVQGDALDVDLPSFSASVSNLPYGVSSEIAFRLLPEKRPLVLMFQKEFAERMVAEPETPEYGRLSVSAQHFAAVEIVETIPKEAFSPPPQVESAVVRSIPRTPNYEVADEAFFLRFVKAVFTQRRKTMRNAIRNTAHISGLEDADAVVEAADEELLGKRAGAVTPTEFAELATLADEVGRSDER
- a CDS encoding tripartite tricarboxylate transporter permease yields the protein MAQAFLEVTVNPTFTAALLCWIVGGAALGSVSGLIPGLHANNFALLLAGVAPSVPGPTLFVGCAMLSAGVVHTFLNAVPAMALGVPDAEMAVTALPGHQLVLDGRGFEAIRLSAVGSLLAVLVAIPLAIPVTVAVTAVYPQLRANLSILLAVIVIALVLSESTWRRRFAGLLSFSLAATLGWATLDLSPDAPLEAGGMLAPLFAGLFGAPVLIDAVRGGVPPQREAVLRMSRPLILMTAVAGALAGAVVGYLPGISAAIAAVAVLVVLPGGATARSYIVATSGVDTANTIFALFALVAIGQPRSGVMVAFQRVDAPLELPILLSGVVLAGVIGFALVIVVGDAYLELVGRLEYWRISAAVLSLLVCLAFVFAGPVGVLTFGVATVVGLVPVRLQARRVHLMGVLIGPLALAGL
- a CDS encoding DUF655 domain-containing protein, which encodes MSEADSDETDVRRAVVLDYLAHGLSGGRRRYQQSPAGYALGVDDFTLYQVAFDEDARLTIGTRVVVEPPAERDVVEECHPVGYDDLSSGAQSELEYVIADLIEENERRFVDFYNDAQPITLRLHQLNLLPGIGKKLRNNILDQRKRKPFESFEDLEDRVSGLHDPDEVLANRILEELRDEDLKYRTFVGHAQRNE
- a CDS encoding cystathionine gamma-synthase, with the translated sequence MSDDRGTDGDGAREFRFETRSIHAGQEPDDETGALMTPIFANSTYEQDGPGDHRGYEYSRTGNPTRDDLEANLASLEGADYGRCFSSGMGSINTVCNLLESGDHVVTGNDVYGGTHRIFTQVYEQYEIEFTFVDMTDLEAIDAAFQDNTELLWLETPTNPLLSIVDIEGAAEIAHEHDAICAIDNTFATPYLQRPLELGADVVSHSLTKYLGGHSDVVGGALLTNDPDLDERFGFYQNSVGATPGPFDAFLVLRGTKTLPVRMDRHCGNARAIAQWLDDHPDVDRVYYPGLESHPGHEIAAKQMDDFGGMLSFELDGTLEQASDVVSNTEVFTLAESLGGVESLIEQPAPMTHAAIPRKERIAAGLTDSLIRVSVGIEHVDDLIGDLEQAIEAALE
- a CDS encoding elongation factor 1-beta; translation: MGKVAAKIKVMPQSPEIDLDALQERLETALSEGAKINGVEREEVAFGLVALYPTVIVPDGSGGTEGVEEAFSEVEGVESVNVENVGRI
- a CDS encoding 5-methyltetrahydropteroyltriglutamate--homocysteine methyltransferase; this encodes MTEYVSTTPGLFPLPDWAKDDLSDAKGHQKHDLISGDEGEAITSIYDEARAEVVETQVEAGLDLISEGQLRWDDMLAHPLTVHDAVDTGGIVRYYDNNNFYRDPVVTDELGFSGDVAGELEAAAALTEEPLQAVLPGPYSLADLATDDHYGDEETFLSAVADFLAGEVEAFPAHETLFLLEPSLVENSPGDGLDERASEAVDTVASATDAEVIVQPFYGALEEKVYAHLLDADFDALGFDFVTEQEQNLYNIQEYGATDDISLGLADGQNTLLEEPEAIRERADWVFDQIPVTDFETTYLTTNTETFYLPYAKFEAKLEVLAEAAALAEVTHA
- a CDS encoding RNA polymerase Rpb4 family protein — encoded protein: MTIFKEIVDEEYLTVSETKDLLEDIETERALDDERELRYELARAIEHVNRFAILETEDANALVEDLQDLEKVDEPTAYKIANLLPRDRQELRTVFAQQRYSVSGDELDEILNIIAKYV
- a CDS encoding 50S ribosomal protein L21e, with the protein product MPNSNGPRQGTRRKLSNNPRDRGTSPPQRAIQEYDVGQKVHLKIDPSVPKGRYHPRFDGHTGEVVGKQGKAFKVEITDGGKAKTLIVTAAHLRAQE
- a CDS encoding mechanosensitive ion channel family protein, which translates into the protein MVDAFTGLEWLENTFHTQFQKGVATAVVTGLFLLVLVSHRRLQSWISDRSRALYADIVATILLFGAGGLALYVAVGVWGATEELSTVLSRFDPEGTFLPRVTASFVMVVMTYIVWRFVRRLLHDVVASSTTVTKHQEEVSNRVIQVFIWSVTLVIVLSIWIDDLSGLLVGAGFLGIVVGMAARQTLGALLAGFVLMFSRSFEIGHWVEIDGREGTVTNISIFNTQIQSFDGEYIVVPNDVVTTSIVTNRSKKGRLRIEVEVGVDYSVDVDQAATLARDALEPIEEVMDVPEPMVVTKQFGESSVVLGVRFWIDRPSARRRWTARTKAISAIKTQFEEADVKIPYPQRELSGREETDGFRMQLDEPVNETTARGTTSRRPSEDD
- a CDS encoding YihY/virulence factor BrkB family protein, whose amino-acid sequence is MSQLERSLPVDESTARRVVAVARENGFALVAAGVAFYIFNALIPLAIFALIGMTTVGWLESALELLAPAFGADPESLVSTMNGMIGEGSGRGRAAVIAAAMLAWSAFTTFQSINRAFGHVYGVQAERSPRQTARDTGLILVTVILAVASVIVVQVGVVAVAGQTVALLASIPLLAGALFAVFLPMFYQFAPPAVTVREALPGAVLTAISWTLGAIGFRLYLTTSESVELYGVAGGIMLLLTWLYVGALALLGGVILNAVMADRVEAEDRWAIG
- a CDS encoding HemK2/MTQ2 family protein methyltransferase, which encodes MGKDLAERRGLETDVYQPAEDSQLLADAASDRLEEGELVLEVGTGSGYVADRIATEVGARVVAADVNPHAAANARERGLEAVQADLVSPFRAGTFDAVAFNPPYLPTDPDHEWDDWMERALSGGEDGRAVIDPFLATVSRVLAPDGVVFLLVSSLTGVDAVVERAGEEGFSAVAVADESFPFETLTVLELVR
- a CDS encoding HVO_2753 family zinc finger protein — its product is MSSTDRRETRSCVSCGINIAGTNAASFKCPDCGAQIYRCAKCRKQSNLYECPDCGFLGP